The following proteins come from a genomic window of Proteinivorax hydrogeniformans:
- a CDS encoding phosphopentomutase codes for MNLKKVILVVVDSLGVGAMADVCKVRPQDVNANTLQHILNESQTIKLPNLEKLGINHILGKNKYTSQNHLASFGKSNLMHYGADSYAGHQEIMGTRPLKPVMSPFVDVIDNVKSKLKSKGYKVNTPDCKKPFLLVNDLVVVADNIETDYGQIYNVTAPLDSISFEEVLKIGKIVRDTVRVNRVIALGGEGVSVNHILSSIEIREDGLVGVNSPKSGVYNKGYQVRHMGYGVNPKSQISTILAENNYQVSLIGKMQDVISCSKAIKEPAVKTQEVMEKIVKQITTINSGLIAATVQETDLAGHAQDVEKYAEKLIVVDRYLQKIIQVMDNEDLLIITADHGNDPTVGHSQHTREQVPILVYGKSFIPKKLECRRTLSDIAATIADYFNVTNPENGQSFLSDLRRRGHENSYL; via the coding sequence ATGAACTTAAAAAAGGTCATTTTAGTGGTGGTGGATAGTTTGGGTGTGGGTGCTATGGCTGACGTCTGTAAGGTACGGCCGCAAGATGTAAATGCTAATACTTTGCAGCATATACTAAATGAGTCGCAGACTATAAAGTTGCCCAACTTAGAGAAATTAGGCATAAATCATATACTGGGAAAAAATAAATATACAAGTCAAAACCATTTAGCCAGCTTTGGAAAAAGCAACTTAATGCACTATGGAGCAGACAGTTATGCCGGGCATCAAGAAATAATGGGAACCCGTCCACTTAAACCTGTTATGAGTCCGTTTGTCGATGTGATTGATAACGTTAAAAGTAAACTAAAAAGCAAAGGATACAAAGTGAACACGCCTGATTGTAAAAAGCCTTTTTTGTTGGTAAATGACTTGGTTGTGGTAGCAGACAACATAGAAACAGACTATGGCCAAATATATAACGTAACTGCTCCCTTAGACAGTATTAGTTTTGAAGAGGTGCTAAAAATTGGTAAAATAGTTAGGGATACAGTTAGAGTTAATAGAGTAATAGCATTAGGAGGAGAAGGAGTTTCTGTAAACCATATTCTATCAAGTATAGAAATTAGGGAGGACGGTCTTGTTGGGGTTAACTCCCCTAAGTCAGGTGTTTACAACAAGGGTTATCAGGTTCGTCATATGGGATATGGTGTTAATCCTAAAAGTCAAATCTCAACAATTTTAGCCGAAAATAATTATCAGGTATCCTTAATAGGTAAGATGCAGGATGTAATTTCTTGTAGTAAAGCTATTAAAGAGCCGGCAGTAAAAACACAAGAAGTTATGGAGAAAATAGTTAAGCAGATAACCACTATTAACTCTGGTTTGATTGCAGCAACAGTGCAGGAGACGGATTTAGCTGGACATGCTCAGGATGTAGAAAAGTACGCTGAAAAGCTGATAGTAGTTGATAGGTATTTACAAAAAATTATTCAAGTAATGGACAACGAAGATTTATTAATAATAACAGCTGATCATGGCAATGACCCTACCGTTGGACATAGTCAACATACAAGAGAACAAGTACCGATTTTAGTTTACGGAAAGTCTTTTATACCAAAAAAGTTGGAGTGTAGAAGAACATTATCTGATATTGCAGCAACTATAGCAGATTATTTTAATGTTACTAACCCAGAAAATGGACAAAGTTTTTTATCAGATTTGAGGAGGAGAGGGCATGAAAATTCTTATTTGTGA
- a CDS encoding YhfX family PLP-dependent enzyme: MFLDATLRRNPNLIKYATGLHQQGDISPNSYVIDVDAVEFNAREIKKKAQEHNIDLYMMTKQVGRNPELARRIAKCGIEKAVAVDPWEAIALAEAKIKLGNVGHLVQIPNSMISKILSYRPEVITVFSYEMAEAISEEAQKMDIVQDVLLKVVGRKDIVYEGQLGGFKEEGLIEEARKVNNLPNVNIAGVTAFPCFIYDYEKKKITATENSKTLLRAYEKLENQLKIKIKQINAPSATSCHTIPMLQKLGATHGEPGHALTGTTPLNGQSDQAVEIPAMVYVSEISHTFDNKAYVYGGGYYRRSKVQKALVGKDFKSLSNQKLPAEDINPESIDYYGALEIQPNQNVCIGDTVVYAFRTQIFVTRSEVVLVEGISQQNPRIIGVYDSFGKKIR; the protein is encoded by the coding sequence ATGTTTTTAGATGCTACCTTAAGAAGAAATCCTAATTTAATTAAATACGCCACCGGTTTACATCAGCAAGGTGATATTTCCCCTAATTCTTATGTTATAGATGTGGATGCTGTAGAATTTAATGCAAGGGAAATTAAGAAAAAAGCCCAAGAGCATAATATAGACTTATATATGATGACTAAGCAAGTTGGTCGTAACCCAGAGCTAGCTAGGAGAATAGCAAAATGTGGAATTGAAAAAGCTGTGGCGGTTGACCCATGGGAAGCAATAGCTTTGGCTGAGGCTAAAATAAAACTAGGTAACGTAGGCCACCTAGTACAAATTCCTAACTCAATGATAAGTAAGATATTATCTTATAGACCAGAGGTAATAACGGTATTTTCTTATGAGATGGCTGAGGCTATATCTGAAGAAGCACAAAAAATGGATATAGTTCAAGATGTACTGTTAAAGGTTGTGGGGCGGAAGGATATAGTTTATGAAGGGCAGTTAGGTGGTTTTAAAGAAGAAGGTCTAATTGAAGAAGCTAGAAAAGTTAACAACCTACCTAATGTAAATATTGCGGGGGTAACAGCTTTTCCGTGTTTTATTTATGATTATGAAAAAAAGAAGATAACTGCAACTGAGAATAGTAAGACATTGCTGAGGGCTTATGAAAAGCTAGAAAATCAGTTGAAAATTAAAATAAAGCAGATAAATGCTCCTAGTGCAACTAGCTGCCATACAATACCGATGCTACAAAAGTTAGGTGCTACGCATGGTGAGCCGGGGCATGCCTTAACTGGGACCACCCCATTAAATGGGCAATCCGACCAGGCAGTGGAAATACCAGCTATGGTGTATGTTAGTGAAATATCACATACCTTTGACAATAAAGCCTATGTGTATGGTGGTGGCTACTATAGGAGATCAAAAGTACAAAAAGCCTTAGTGGGAAAAGATTTCAAAAGCTTGTCAAACCAAAAACTACCTGCTGAAGATATTAACCCTGAAAGTATAGATTATTATGGCGCGTTGGAAATCCAACCTAACCAGAATGTGTGTATAGGGGATACAGTGGTTTATGCTTTTAGGACACAGATATTTGTTACACGAAGCGAAGTTGTTTTAGTTGAAGGTATCAGTCAACAAAATCCTAGAATTATAGGGGTTTATGACAGTTTTGGGAAAAAAATAAGATAA
- a CDS encoding aminotransferase class V-fold PLP-dependent enzyme, producing the protein MKTYPVKTVTLEQAKKMQFRLVDKIHKYFKGDEILQNGDLGVVPDLGRPLYTSKVEKVLADFFGAEDAMLVRGAGTGAIRSVMNEVLKPGQKVLVHDAPIYPTTNVIIESMGLEPVCVDFNNLNDIIRIDDEIDFAIVQHSRQKVEDSYDLAEVITKLKTLNKKIKILTDDNYVVMKADKIGVQCGADVSAFSLFKLLGPEGIGCIVGKKNIIARLRKKNYSGGSQVQGFEAMDALRGLVYAPVSLAIQGEVGDEIVKRINKKEVSGVKSAFIANAQSRVILVEFDKPIAKEVLKNAPNFGAAPYPVGAESKYEVSAMFYRLSGTFRKADPKLEEYMIRINPMRAGADTVINILNETMLQISNKGGK; encoded by the coding sequence ATGAAAACTTATCCGGTTAAAACGGTAACGCTAGAACAAGCTAAAAAGATGCAGTTTAGATTAGTGGATAAAATTCATAAATACTTTAAAGGGGATGAAATTTTACAAAACGGAGATTTAGGTGTAGTGCCAGATTTAGGCAGGCCACTTTATACAAGTAAAGTAGAGAAAGTGCTGGCAGACTTTTTTGGCGCTGAAGATGCTATGCTAGTTAGAGGAGCAGGCACTGGAGCTATTAGAAGTGTGATGAATGAAGTGTTAAAGCCAGGTCAGAAGGTGCTAGTTCATGATGCACCTATATATCCCACTACAAATGTAATAATAGAGTCAATGGGCTTAGAGCCAGTGTGCGTAGACTTTAATAACTTAAATGATATTATACGTATCGATGATGAAATTGATTTTGCAATAGTGCAACATTCTCGGCAGAAGGTTGAAGATAGTTATGACTTAGCTGAGGTTATTACCAAGTTAAAAACGCTAAACAAAAAAATTAAAATATTAACTGACGATAATTATGTGGTTATGAAAGCAGATAAAATTGGAGTCCAGTGTGGTGCTGATGTAAGCGCCTTTTCGCTTTTTAAGTTGCTAGGTCCTGAAGGGATAGGTTGTATCGTTGGTAAAAAAAATATTATAGCTAGGTTAAGAAAAAAGAACTATTCAGGGGGAAGTCAAGTACAGGGGTTTGAAGCGATGGATGCTTTAAGAGGTTTAGTATATGCGCCGGTGTCTTTGGCTATTCAAGGAGAAGTAGGCGATGAGATAGTAAAAAGGATAAACAAAAAGGAAGTTTCGGGAGTAAAATCAGCTTTTATCGCTAACGCCCAATCAAGGGTTATTTTAGTAGAGTTTGATAAGCCGATAGCTAAGGAAGTTTTAAAAAATGCTCCTAACTTTGGTGCAGCTCCATATCCTGTAGGTGCTGAATCTAAATATGAAGTGTCCGCTATGTTTTATAGGTTATCAGGAACGTTTAGAAAAGCCGATCCAAAGTTGGAAGAGTATATGATTCGAATCAATCCTATGCGAGCTGGGGCAGATACGGTTATAAATATATTAAATGAAACAATGCTACAAATCTCAAATAAAGGGGGAAAGTAA
- a CDS encoding phosphotriesterase-related protein, which produces MIITVIMIWDLLDKGEDKMVIQTVDGAICEDRLGKTYIHEHLKIDLSKHKGSDDTNFNDLEAVIEEMKTLKSKGVNSIVEVTNRGMGQDIAAMQKVSRQCQLNIIASTGFYKEPYLPDYFYTMTEKELAKLLVKDILEGIDKTGVKAHVIGEVGTGKENISDEEAKIFGIAIAAHLETGRPISTHTTLGNLALQQLKILSDSQVDLQKVVIGHLDLNCDKDYHLRVADSGCYMAFDTIGKTSYQLDGKRAEHIKILIDRGHVNQIMLSQDITRKSHLQSRGGIGYNYLMDTFVPMLREVGVRETEIDQMLIDNPKRFLAI; this is translated from the coding sequence TTGATAATTACTGTCATAATGATATGGGATTTATTAGATAAAGGAGAGGATAAGATGGTTATACAAACTGTAGATGGAGCTATTTGTGAGGATAGGTTAGGGAAAACTTATATCCATGAGCACTTAAAGATTGATTTATCTAAGCATAAAGGTAGTGATGACACTAATTTTAATGATTTAGAGGCCGTAATAGAAGAGATGAAAACGCTAAAAAGCAAGGGGGTTAACTCTATAGTAGAAGTGACTAATCGTGGCATGGGACAAGATATAGCTGCTATGCAAAAAGTTAGTCGACAATGTCAGCTAAATATTATTGCATCAACTGGGTTTTATAAAGAACCATATTTACCAGATTATTTTTATACAATGACTGAAAAAGAGTTGGCAAAACTTTTAGTAAAAGACATCTTAGAAGGAATTGATAAAACAGGGGTCAAGGCACATGTAATTGGCGAGGTCGGCACCGGAAAAGAAAATATTTCTGACGAAGAAGCAAAAATATTTGGTATTGCTATAGCTGCTCACCTAGAAACAGGAAGACCGATTTCAACTCACACAACTTTAGGAAATTTAGCACTACAACAGCTAAAGATTCTATCTGATAGCCAGGTTGATTTACAAAAAGTTGTTATAGGGCATTTAGACCTTAATTGTGACAAAGACTATCATCTAAGGGTTGCAGATAGTGGTTGTTACATGGCTTTTGATACAATAGGGAAAACCAGTTACCAATTAGATGGTAAAAGGGCAGAACATATAAAAATATTGATTGATCGAGGACATGTAAACCAGATAATGTTATCGCAGGATATAACCAGAAAATCTCACTTGCAGTCTAGAGGGGGAATCGGTTATAACTACCTTATGGACACTTTTGTTCCAATGCTTAGAGAAGTGGGAGTAAGGGAAACTGAAATAGATCAAATGTTAATAGATAATCCAAAAAGATTTTTAGCTATATAA
- a CDS encoding amidase family protein, which translates to MKSNILKQMNKLSKAMLYGNYWKDNIVYHRHDVLDEGVNTLEQNGSCKLRLFGVKDTNQIEDTLVKKLQQKEGFLFHTVDQMSAGGRAIDTDTVNPLTSRVMTGSSSASCANILRGINDLAIGTDGGGSVLAPAISTGLYSIMAKGMGLKGIEKKVSTDNIPFVPGVGIIASHFNVCTEVVAHLLDVSLIDAKKLEKKDVKIAIPRKGDHTLPDGRDMAEALTTIRKLLDSWVTFKEVDLTTIDERKNAIKAAKRLFKNGFDGILTAEGPVDLYGLGDSIVGQWGSLGYALQNNGGKYMVKVANMLNATAISIPAENLSTGFVITVPEGVKQGLVGIALGDLIDKIVERPPLFSRYFFDNYCHNDMGFIR; encoded by the coding sequence ATGAAAAGCAATATATTAAAGCAGATGAACAAACTTAGTAAAGCAATGTTATATGGTAATTATTGGAAAGATAATATAGTATATCATCGACATGATGTATTAGATGAAGGGGTGAATACTCTAGAACAAAACGGAAGCTGCAAATTACGGTTATTCGGTGTTAAAGACACAAACCAGATAGAAGATACATTAGTTAAAAAATTGCAGCAAAAGGAAGGATTTCTTTTTCATACTGTAGATCAAATGTCTGCTGGTGGTAGAGCAATTGATACTGATACCGTTAATCCCTTAACATCTAGAGTAATGACTGGTTCATCTAGTGCTAGCTGTGCTAATATTTTAAGAGGAATTAACGATTTAGCTATAGGGACAGATGGTGGTGGCTCAGTATTGGCACCTGCAATCTCTACAGGGCTATACAGCATTATGGCCAAAGGTATGGGTCTTAAAGGGATAGAGAAAAAAGTCTCTACAGATAATATACCTTTTGTACCTGGTGTGGGAATTATAGCGTCTCATTTCAACGTTTGCACAGAGGTAGTTGCCCATCTTTTGGACGTTTCTTTAATAGATGCTAAAAAGCTAGAGAAAAAAGATGTCAAGATAGCTATTCCTCGTAAAGGAGATCATACCTTGCCCGATGGGAGGGATATGGCTGAAGCTCTTACAACTATAAGAAAACTTCTTGATAGTTGGGTAACTTTCAAAGAAGTGGATTTAACAACTATAGATGAGAGAAAAAATGCAATTAAGGCTGCAAAGAGGTTATTTAAAAATGGGTTTGACGGTATTTTAACGGCGGAAGGCCCCGTTGACCTTTATGGTTTAGGGGATTCAATAGTTGGCCAGTGGGGGAGCTTAGGATACGCTCTTCAAAATAATGGGGGTAAGTATATGGTAAAGGTTGCAAACATGTTAAATGCAACGGCAATTTCTATTCCTGCAGAAAACCTTTCAACGGGGTTTGTAATTACTGTTCCAGAAGGTGTAAAACAAGGGTTAGTAGGTATAGCATTAGGTGATCTAATTGATAAGATAGTAGAAAGGCCGCCGTTATTTAGTAGGTATTTTTTTGATAATTACTGTCATAATGATATGGGATTTATTAGATAA
- a CDS encoding YhfT family protein, with product MDLVVLALVGALAAVLANKGIAIFNDGLRPIMPENLEGRMSRKELAATSFAMSFGLVVGFGIPVSLGASIILIHSILLGTDIIGTATPEGNKGVVASAVIGALYGVGLYLGLEAVVNAFEKMPVNFLDDLGAVGAPVVVAFAAFPALAVGYQFGAKKGLFTLILSLLARQIAVVVSPISIAEGAEININPEGAGLIVGMAILLFFAIKEKPTEEESVDLAAIFSERVKRIKKNMPVLMVMGGLLSAATSYTLLAGDPISLNLMSEGQMTDAGLAALARSIGFIPLIASTAIATGVYGPAGMTFVFVVGIFVGNPLLAGILGALVIAVEVLFLDKTAKFLDRFPGIRNSGDNIRSAMSKLLEVALLVGGMNAANAIAPGIGFFAVAGLFILNDIAGKPVVRMAVGPIAAIGVGILANILSIVGLF from the coding sequence ATGGATTTAGTTGTATTAGCTTTAGTTGGTGCTTTAGCGGCAGTTTTAGCAAATAAAGGTATTGCTATTTTTAATGATGGTTTAAGGCCTATCATGCCCGAAAACCTTGAAGGGAGAATGTCAAGAAAAGAGCTAGCCGCCACCTCTTTTGCCATGAGTTTTGGGCTTGTGGTAGGTTTTGGTATTCCAGTATCACTAGGTGCTAGCATAATTTTGATTCACAGTATTTTGCTAGGAACAGATATAATTGGTACCGCTACGCCTGAAGGAAATAAAGGTGTAGTAGCTTCAGCTGTAATAGGTGCTTTATATGGTGTAGGACTTTACCTGGGCCTTGAGGCGGTGGTAAATGCTTTTGAGAAAATGCCTGTTAACTTCTTAGATGACCTAGGAGCTGTAGGAGCTCCAGTTGTGGTGGCCTTTGCTGCATTTCCAGCTTTGGCTGTTGGTTATCAGTTTGGCGCAAAAAAAGGGTTGTTTACACTGATTTTATCCTTGCTAGCAAGACAAATAGCTGTTGTGGTTAGTCCGATAAGTATAGCTGAAGGGGCCGAGATCAACATAAACCCAGAGGGTGCAGGACTTATAGTAGGTATGGCAATTTTGTTGTTTTTTGCTATTAAAGAAAAACCAACGGAAGAAGAAAGCGTTGATTTAGCCGCTATCTTCAGTGAGAGAGTTAAGCGAATAAAGAAAAATATGCCTGTACTTATGGTTATGGGCGGACTTTTATCAGCTGCAACATCTTACACATTACTTGCAGGAGATCCAATTTCATTGAATTTAATGTCAGAAGGCCAAATGACAGATGCTGGACTGGCTGCATTAGCAAGATCTATCGGGTTTATTCCATTGATAGCATCAACAGCTATAGCCACAGGAGTATATGGCCCAGCTGGTATGACATTTGTTTTTGTTGTCGGTATCTTTGTTGGAAATCCACTTTTAGCTGGTATCCTTGGAGCTTTGGTGATTGCAGTGGAAGTGCTATTTTTAGATAAAACAGCAAAGTTTTTGGATAGGTTCCCCGGTATAAGAAACTCTGGTGATAACATCAGAAGCGCTATGTCCAAGTTACTAGAGGTTGCTCTACTAGTAGGAGGAATGAATGCAGCAAATGCAATTGCACCAGGAATCGGATTTTTCGCAGTTGCTGGTTTGTTTATATTAAATGATATAGCTGGAAAACCTGTTGTCCGTATGGCAGTGGGGCCGATAGCTGCAATTGGTGTTGGTATTTTAGCTAATATCTTGTCCATCGTAGGTTTGTTTTAA
- a CDS encoding DUF2620 domain-containing protein produces MIKFVVGGQVEKQSIADLIKKVGGDKVEVEVKSDIQAANSVKSKKADYYLGACHTGGGGALSMAMALLTRDKCATVSMPGSAPKEEAIVNAVEEGKVAFGFTGDHYEVAVPLIVREILNRQS; encoded by the coding sequence ATGATTAAGTTTGTTGTGGGAGGACAAGTTGAAAAGCAAAGCATAGCTGATCTTATTAAAAAGGTAGGAGGTGACAAGGTAGAAGTAGAGGTAAAATCCGACATCCAGGCTGCTAATTCAGTTAAAAGCAAAAAAGCAGATTACTATTTAGGAGCTTGTCACACTGGAGGTGGCGGTGCATTAAGTATGGCAATGGCTCTTTTGACAAGGGATAAATGTGCCACAGTTTCAATGCCAGGAAGCGCCCCTAAAGAGGAAGCAATTGTAAATGCAGTTGAAGAAGGTAAGGTAGCTTTTGGGTTTACCGGTGACCACTATGAGGTGGCTGTGCCTCTAATTGTGAGAGAAATTTTAAATAGGCAAAGTTAA
- a CDS encoding PRD domain-containing protein, with product MDASLKERLNILKEAGEIDGDIMEVIISFAESFEKKYEVIMTEANASMLITHMAMALARIKKGEKVSSMDQIALEEVKSHPIYKEMPKFYKMIEDRLLIEIPESEKGFIALHAASLIENK from the coding sequence ATGGATGCGAGTTTAAAGGAAAGATTAAACATTTTAAAGGAAGCGGGTGAGATAGACGGGGATATAATGGAGGTCATTATATCTTTTGCAGAATCTTTTGAGAAAAAATACGAGGTTATTATGACAGAAGCTAATGCTAGCATGCTTATTACTCATATGGCAATGGCTTTAGCTAGGATTAAAAAAGGGGAAAAAGTTAGTAGTATGGACCAGATAGCATTAGAGGAAGTGAAAAGTCACCCTATTTACAAGGAAATGCCTAAATTCTATAAGATGATTGAGGATAGACTATTAATAGAAATTCCTGAATCTGAAAAAGGCTTTATAGCGCTTCATGCAGCTAGTTTAATTGAAAATAAATAA
- the yhfZ gene encoding GntR family transcriptional regulator YhfZ has product MGDYRKKLMSKNGRTIVALAKEMLSKKIGDRILTVGAYADQFETGRGTVQTAIGFLKDEKAISLESRGHLGTFITSIDYKKLWGIADIGTIMAVMPLPYSKRYEGLATGLYKTFDEANIPFSLAFMRGATKRIEALNMGKYNFVIVSKLAAKLEIRKNNDIEIAYEFGENSYVGNHVLILKDKDKSEIEDGMRVALDPASTDQMILTNYECSQKEVEYVEVSYSQILDKLANDEIDAAIWNGDEIDEHKLGLNIRALTNSKTQEASKDDTIAVILTNKKYNEFKDFIKQFLDMQNIEDLQQQVMSKEIIPMY; this is encoded by the coding sequence ATGGGTGATTATAGAAAAAAGTTAATGTCCAAAAATGGAAGAACAATTGTCGCGCTAGCTAAAGAAATGCTAAGTAAAAAGATAGGAGATCGGATACTGACTGTAGGTGCCTATGCCGATCAATTTGAAACTGGAAGAGGCACTGTTCAAACAGCTATAGGCTTTTTAAAAGACGAAAAAGCTATTAGCTTAGAATCTAGAGGGCATTTGGGGACTTTTATAACCAGCATTGACTATAAAAAGTTGTGGGGGATAGCAGATATTGGAACAATTATGGCAGTAATGCCACTTCCTTACTCAAAAAGATACGAAGGTTTAGCTACTGGATTGTATAAGACTTTCGATGAGGCTAACATTCCTTTTAGCCTAGCTTTTATGAGAGGTGCTACAAAAAGAATAGAGGCTCTTAATATGGGGAAATATAACTTTGTTATTGTATCAAAGTTAGCAGCTAAGCTAGAGATAAGAAAAAACAATGATATTGAGATAGCTTATGAGTTTGGTGAAAATAGCTATGTTGGTAACCATGTTCTAATTCTTAAAGATAAAGACAAAAGTGAAATCGAAGATGGTATGAGGGTTGCTTTGGATCCGGCCTCAACTGATCAAATGATTCTAACAAACTATGAGTGTAGTCAAAAAGAAGTTGAGTATGTAGAAGTTTCTTACAGTCAAATATTAGATAAGTTAGCAAATGATGAAATTGATGCAGCTATCTGGAATGGTGATGAAATTGACGAACATAAGTTAGGACTAAACATCAGAGCTCTTACCAATAGCAAAACTCAAGAAGCAAGCAAAGACGACACTATAGCCGTCATTTTAACTAACAAAAAGTATAATGAATTTAAAGATTTCATTAAGCAGTTCCTTGATATGCAAAATATTGAAGACTTGCAACAACAGGTAATGAGCAAAGAAATTATACCTATGTATTAG
- a CDS encoding serine hydrolase domain-containing protein gives MPSLEEGLKSHMPARVFPPGEKIVYSNYGTSLAGYIVERVSGQSFEEYIEGNILSRLGMESSTFSQPLPKSLVANMSEGYNYADGKFHKGSFEFISAPAGGMSSTSHDMAKFMIANLQKGRFENETILQPDTIEKMQSRQFCHHPKLSGFTYGFIDYEINGQRIIGHDGTTMLFHTGMILLPEHNIGMFVSLNGGSYKAKNNIINGFMDRYFPKDMQPIYQLTEGAKQRGKNYVGQYRTTRGSYTTKEKALVVLGDSINIGVDDKGYLTASFHGENYKFYEVEPGFYRNINTEEDQLISSMVFEKESDGDGYFLSTGIATYTSPPWYGTSTFLGLALAT, from the coding sequence ATGCCCTCTCTAGAAGAAGGTCTAAAGAGCCACATGCCTGCTCGAGTTTTTCCACCAGGGGAAAAAATAGTTTACTCAAACTATGGAACCTCTTTAGCAGGGTATATAGTAGAAAGGGTATCGGGGCAGTCCTTTGAAGAGTATATAGAGGGAAATATTTTAAGTAGATTAGGTATGGAAAGCAGCACCTTTTCACAACCATTGCCAAAAAGCTTGGTTGCAAACATGTCAGAGGGATACAATTATGCTGATGGCAAGTTTCATAAAGGAAGCTTTGAGTTTATCTCCGCACCTGCAGGGGGAATGAGTAGTACATCCCATGATATGGCTAAATTTATGATTGCTAACCTCCAAAAGGGTAGATTTGAAAATGAGACAATTTTACAACCTGACACCATCGAAAAGATGCAAAGCCGCCAGTTTTGTCATCACCCTAAGCTTTCAGGATTTACCTATGGCTTTATAGATTATGAAATCAACGGTCAACGGATAATAGGTCATGACGGCACCACCATGCTTTTTCATACCGGCATGATTTTATTGCCGGAGCATAACATAGGAATGTTTGTTTCTTTAAACGGTGGCAGTTATAAAGCAAAAAACAATATTATTAATGGGTTTATGGATAGGTACTTTCCCAAAGATATGCAACCAATCTACCAACTTACTGAAGGGGCTAAACAACGGGGCAAAAACTATGTTGGACAATACCGAACTACAAGAGGAAGTTACACCACAAAAGAAAAGGCGCTAGTGGTTTTAGGGGACTCAATAAATATAGGAGTAGATGATAAAGGATATTTAACAGCAAGCTTTCATGGAGAAAACTATAAATTCTATGAGGTAGAGCCTGGTTTTTATCGCAATATAAATACAGAAGAAGATCAGTTAATATCATCAATGGTTTTTGAAAAAGAAAGTGATGGGGACGGTTACTTTCTTAGTACAGGTATTGCTACTTACACTTCGCCACCGTGGTATGGTACTAGCACTTTTTTAGGCCTTGCTTTAGCAACATGA
- a CDS encoding serine hydrolase domain-containing protein, producing the protein MKRYFSSFLVGLVVAFIILSTIAHTPAYGLDAEVKLDDLEDFFDELVTKQMEEHNFAGATVSVVEGTEILLAEGYGYSDLEERIPVEAETTLFRPGSVSKLFTWTAVMQLVEQGELDLHTDVNTYLDFNLPNTLLCGSKAQPVTLWHLMTHTRV; encoded by the coding sequence ATGAAACGATATTTTAGTAGTTTTTTGGTTGGACTGGTAGTTGCTTTTATAATTTTAAGTACTATTGCACATACACCAGCTTATGGTTTAGATGCAGAGGTTAAATTAGATGATCTAGAAGATTTTTTCGATGAATTAGTAACTAAACAAATGGAAGAGCATAACTTTGCTGGGGCAACGGTGTCTGTAGTAGAGGGAACTGAGATTTTATTGGCCGAGGGATACGGATACTCAGATTTAGAAGAAAGGATACCTGTAGAAGCTGAGACAACACTATTTAGACCGGGCTCTGTTTCTAAGTTGTTTACCTGGACTGCAGTGATGCAACTTGTGGAGCAGGGGGAGCTAGATTTACATACTGATGTAAACACTTATTTAGATTTTAACTTACCAAATACTCTTTTGTGCGGTAGCAAAGCTCAGCCGGTTACCCTATGGCATCTAATGACACACACCAGGGTTTGA